From Primulina tabacum isolate GXHZ01 chromosome 2, ASM2559414v2, whole genome shotgun sequence, one genomic window encodes:
- the LOC142537707 gene encoding uncharacterized protein LOC142537707 produces MPPIRAPSADRQDDIPGGGRGPPPPPPPPLDASTHEFGGTTDPFVAEGWILSLDLHFQYLGMRDGDRVRCAAYMLRDDASLWWEGAAHRLNLAILTWDQFKEAFYGKYFPDDVRGRLKRKFMSLRQRNSTVEEFISKFDRGCYFVPLINRDAGQKLRHFMDGLRPTLRRDVMLMRPTSYDETIGCAFQT; encoded by the exons ATGCCTCCTATACGCGCCCCTAGTGCAGATCGTCAGGATGATATTCCTGGAGGCGGCCGAGGccctccaccaccaccgccgCCGCCATTAGATGCATCTACCCAT GAGTTCGGGGGTACTACTGATCCTTTTGTAGCAGAGGGATGGATCCTCTCGTTGGATCTCCATTTTCAGTACTTAGGCATGAGGGATGGCGACCGGGTCAGGTGCGCCgcatatatgttgagagatgatgCATCCCTCTGGTGGGAGGGAGCAGCGCACAGGCTGAACCTGGCAATCCTCACTTGGGATCAATTCAAGGAGGCATTCTATGGTAAATATTTCCCAGATGATGTCAGGGGCCGCCTGAAGAGgaagttcatgagtctccgacaGAGGAACTCGACCGTGGAGGAGTTCATCAGCAAGTTTGACAGGGGCTGTTATTTTGTGCCCCTCATCAATAGAGATGCTGGCCAGAAGCtaaggcatttcatggatgggctGAGGCCGACTTTGCGCCGGGACGTGATGCTTATGAGACCGACTAGTTATGATGAGACGATTGGGTGTGCCTTTCAGACATAG